The following are encoded together in the Chloroflexota bacterium genome:
- a CDS encoding MFS transporter, whose product MLRAPRMAPFGWLAAANFAFGLGMGIYQTIFFNFIGQDLGISPNELGLLETVREIPGLLTAGIAALVMTVAEPVVGAVALLLLGVGFVNYFHIDGIPSLILFSLVASVGFHMWMPISSTLALRLSHVTEQGSRLGRLRAVAAVANLAGIGLVALVAGASGLRPLFVVAGVLAIAGALLVLRVRGVPRTKRPPRILVRRAYWLYYALTFLDGARRHIFMTFALFLLVRDYGSPVQTIAILSLVNGVVSIAAVYQFGRLIDRFGERRILMVAYGALALIFVGYAAIPVLAVLFVLYVLDNLFFSADTGVTTYLGKIAVDPADIRPSLVTGMTVNHIAAVIIPITGGILWEAYGHWVPFVGGAILAVASLALSTRIRVHVGETAPSPVAEAKAAP is encoded by the coding sequence GTGCTGCGTGCGCCTCGCATGGCCCCGTTCGGCTGGCTCGCGGCCGCCAACTTCGCCTTCGGCCTGGGCATGGGCATCTACCAGACGATCTTCTTCAACTTCATCGGCCAGGACCTCGGCATCAGTCCCAACGAACTCGGCCTGCTGGAAACGGTCCGCGAGATTCCGGGCCTCTTGACGGCCGGCATTGCGGCGCTGGTGATGACGGTGGCGGAGCCGGTGGTCGGCGCCGTGGCGCTGCTGCTGCTTGGCGTGGGATTCGTCAACTACTTCCACATCGACGGCATCCCGAGCTTGATCCTCTTCTCGCTCGTGGCCAGCGTGGGCTTTCACATGTGGATGCCGATATCCAGCACCCTGGCGCTGCGCCTGAGCCACGTCACCGAGCAGGGCAGCCGGCTGGGCCGGCTCCGCGCCGTGGCGGCGGTGGCCAACCTCGCCGGCATCGGGCTCGTGGCGCTGGTCGCCGGAGCCAGCGGGCTGCGGCCGCTCTTCGTCGTCGCCGGCGTGCTGGCGATCGCCGGAGCGCTGCTCGTCCTGCGCGTGCGCGGGGTGCCACGCACCAAGCGTCCGCCGCGCATCCTGGTTCGGCGGGCGTACTGGCTCTACTACGCGCTCACCTTTCTCGACGGCGCCCGCCGCCACATCTTCATGACTTTCGCCCTATTCCTTTTGGTGCGGGACTACGGATCGCCGGTGCAGACCATCGCCATCCTCAGTCTCGTCAACGGCGTCGTCAGCATCGCGGCCGTGTACCAATTCGGCCGCCTGATCGACCGGTTCGGCGAGCGCCGAATCCTGATGGTCGCCTACGGCGCGCTGGCTCTGATCTTCGTGGGCTACGCAGCCATTCCCGTTCTCGCCGTGCTCTTCGTGCTGTATGTGCTGGACAACCTGTTCTTCAGCGCCGACACCGGCGTGACGACCTATCTCGGCAAGATTGCCGTCGACCCCGCCGACATCAGGCCAAGTCTGGTCACCGGCATGACGGTCAACCACATTGCCGCGGTCATCATCCCCATCACCGGCGGCATTCTCTGGGAGGCCTATGGCCACTGGGTCCCGTTCGTTGGCGGCGCGATCCTGGCGGTCGCGTCGCTGGCGCTGAGCACGCGCATTCGCGTGCACGTGGGAGAAACCGCTCCGTCGCCGGTGGCCGAAGCGAAAGCCGCCCCCTAA
- a CDS encoding peptidylprolyl isomerase: protein MAPRTHAQRRRAERDRRREQRRPRTATIGWRDLMVALRDWGMLSRPQRTAAAAKWLTLVAGLAAAVVLGLVGSAFYSEYGALPNSAVATVGSEPITATEYRDFLSFRRYQLQQELAALDADETVEDYEARAGDLRAQLGGVAFNGVSHLAHAVLIRDAWTAEGREVAPDDLRAHLAKVAGVAPDRDDAKTAAIEAIREATGLDAATIERFAADSFRRQQLADELFADTDPMPAHVKAVEIVLAREEDAAEVIQRIEDGEAMEDVAREVSVDSVSRTAGGVVDWTPSGIRPEVWDAVAFTSPIGELVGPFEGNLGWYLLRVTDRVDERPLSAAHARTLRARKLDAWLTERTAEQPIEYMLSTEIIDWTERNSLP from the coding sequence ATGGCCCCGCGCACCCATGCACAGCGGCGCCGCGCCGAGCGCGACCGTCGGCGGGAGCAGCGCCGCCCACGCACCGCGACGATCGGCTGGCGCGACCTCATGGTCGCCCTGCGGGACTGGGGCATGCTCAGCCGCCCGCAGCGCACCGCCGCCGCGGCGAAATGGCTGACGCTGGTGGCCGGCCTGGCAGCCGCCGTCGTGCTCGGACTCGTCGGTAGCGCCTTCTACTCGGAATACGGCGCGTTGCCGAACTCGGCCGTGGCCACGGTTGGGTCCGAACCGATCACGGCAACCGAATACCGCGACTTCTTGTCATTCCGCCGCTACCAGCTGCAGCAGGAGCTTGCGGCCCTGGACGCGGATGAGACGGTCGAAGACTACGAGGCGCGGGCGGGCGACCTGCGCGCGCAGCTCGGCGGCGTGGCTTTCAACGGCGTGTCCCATCTGGCGCACGCGGTCCTGATCCGCGATGCCTGGACGGCGGAGGGCCGCGAAGTTGCTCCGGACGACCTCCGCGCGCACTTGGCCAAGGTGGCCGGCGTGGCGCCGGATCGCGACGACGCCAAAACTGCGGCCATCGAGGCCATCCGCGAGGCTACCGGTCTCGACGCGGCGACCATCGAGCGGTTCGCGGCGGACAGCTTTCGACGGCAGCAGCTCGCCGATGAGCTCTTTGCCGATACGGATCCCATGCCCGCCCACGTCAAGGCCGTGGAGATCGTGCTCGCCCGCGAGGAAGACGCCGCCGAGGTGATCCAGCGCATCGAGGACGGCGAGGCGATGGAGGACGTGGCGCGCGAGGTCTCGGTTGACAGCGTCTCCCGCACCGCCGGCGGGGTGGTCGATTGGACGCCTAGCGGCATCCGCCCGGAGGTCTGGGACGCCGTGGCGTTCACCTCCCCGATCGGTGAGCTCGTCGGTCCCTTCGAAGGCAACCTGGGCTGGTATCTGCTCCGCGTGACCGACCGCGTGGACGAGCGCCCCCTGAGCGCGGCGCACGCCCGAACGCTGCGAGCGCGGAAGCTCGACGCCTGGCTGACCGAGCGCACCGCCGAGCAGCCCATCGAATACATGCTCAGCACCGAAATCATCGACTGGACGGAACGGAACTCGCTGCCGTAG
- the rpsR gene encoding 30S ribosomal protein S18, with the protein MTDQGTGAPREGAPASARQVREDARPTTPDTRSGGGGGGGGGGGRGGRSRRGGRGFRRRACYFCETREPIDFKNAQLLRRFIADSGRIETRRKTSTCARHQRELARAIKRARYLALLPYVVRRRLHA; encoded by the coding sequence ATGACTGACCAAGGCACCGGCGCTCCGCGCGAGGGCGCTCCGGCATCGGCTCGGCAGGTCCGCGAGGACGCCCGACCGACGACGCCCGACACGCGCTCGGGCGGCGGCGGTGGTGGCGGTGGCGGAGGCGGACGCGGCGGGCGGTCGCGGCGGGGCGGGCGAGGCTTTCGCCGGCGCGCCTGCTATTTCTGCGAGACGCGGGAGCCGATCGACTTCAAGAACGCCCAGCTCCTGCGCCGGTTCATCGCCGATTCGGGTCGGATCGAGACGCGCCGCAAGACGTCGACGTGCGCGCGTCACCAGCGTGAATTGGCCCGCGCCATCAAGCGCGCGCGCTACCTCGCGCTGCTGCCGTACGTCGTGCGTCGCCGCCTGCACGCGTAG
- a CDS encoding single-stranded DNA-binding protein produces MNDDGGRRRGRSRGLNKVQIIGNLGRDPELRFTQDGTPVANFTVAVSESWRSQGGEQRERTEWFRVVAWRGNAEVANQYLRRGNRVYLEGRLQTREWQDREGNDRTSTELVVRDLIMLGGRQDDADGPPRDDGGGGDRRDFRGQQPQGGRQDTDDSITADDLPF; encoded by the coding sequence ATGAATGACGACGGCGGCCGCCGCCGCGGTCGGTCCCGTGGGCTCAATAAGGTGCAAATTATTGGCAATCTTGGCCGTGATCCCGAGTTGCGTTTCACGCAAGATGGCACGCCGGTGGCCAATTTCACCGTGGCCGTCAGCGAGTCATGGCGCAGCCAGGGTGGTGAGCAGCGCGAACGCACTGAGTGGTTTCGGGTTGTGGCGTGGAGGGGGAATGCCGAGGTCGCCAATCAGTATCTGCGGCGCGGTAATCGGGTGTACCTCGAAGGCCGTCTCCAGACGCGCGAATGGCAGGACCGCGAGGGCAACGACCGCACGAGCACCGAGCTTGTCGTACGCGACCTGATCATGCTCGGCGGCCGGCAAGACGACGCCGATGGACCGCCGCGCGACGACGGCGGCGGTGGGGACCGGCGCGACTTTCGCGGTCAGCAGCCCCAGGGCGGTCGCCAGGACACGGACGACTCGATCACTGCTGATGATCTGCCCTTCTGA
- the rpsF gene encoding 30S ribosomal protein S6, with protein MLVVIYGVERIPTLTSSHIDTVADHISGAGGEVNSVNSWGKRKLAYTIQDEREGHYVLLEFSADPARIQNLEQSLRINEDVMRFLIARQELDMSPALAVESESRR; from the coding sequence GTGCTCGTCGTGATTTATGGCGTCGAGCGCATCCCTACGCTGACCTCGAGTCACATTGACACCGTGGCGGATCACATCAGCGGCGCGGGCGGCGAGGTTAACAGCGTGAACAGCTGGGGCAAGCGCAAGCTCGCTTACACCATTCAAGACGAGCGCGAAGGGCACTATGTGCTGCTGGAGTTTTCCGCCGATCCGGCTCGCATCCAGAATCTCGAGCAGTCGCTGCGGATCAATGAGGACGTGATGCGTTTCCTAATTGCCCGTCAAGAGCTGGACATGTCGCCCGCGCTGGCGGTTGAAAGCGAAAGCCGGCGATGA
- a CDS encoding alpha/beta hydrolase, with product MASWSRLVWLAALAGGAWAATRGRPQPFDVESHLDGGTLRPISEGRLYHRAVGAGPDLVMLPGFGGNVSTWEFITPPLAETHRVHWVDLLGHGLSDKPAAADYGAPAQAERLDELLRAEGLERVVIVGSSAAGQPAVALAARHPDRVAGLVLVDPFLVAGPGVRLGIWLSRQLPGTSGIILRTLSAQRWYVRLSNMIGRRHPLSVDRATVDRQYLPYGSPGFLDALPALLAGVDPAPAQASIGEVECPVLLIWGAADRLAGRGQALALAASFQDAEPVILEDAGHVPQEEVPEQVVACMRPFLDRVHRASHSQDGRGVAPPG from the coding sequence ATGGCGTCCTGGTCCCGATTGGTCTGGCTGGCCGCACTGGCAGGCGGCGCGTGGGCGGCGACGCGCGGTCGGCCGCAGCCGTTTGACGTGGAATCGCACCTGGACGGCGGGACGCTGCGGCCGATATCGGAGGGACGGCTCTACCACCGCGCGGTCGGCGCCGGACCCGACCTGGTGATGCTGCCGGGATTCGGCGGCAATGTCAGCACCTGGGAGTTCATCACCCCGCCGCTGGCGGAGACCCATCGCGTGCACTGGGTGGACCTGCTCGGGCACGGGCTCTCGGACAAGCCGGCCGCGGCGGACTATGGCGCTCCCGCGCAAGCCGAGCGGCTGGACGAGCTGCTCCGCGCCGAGGGGCTCGAGCGCGTGGTCATCGTGGGCAGCTCCGCCGCCGGGCAGCCCGCCGTCGCCCTGGCCGCGCGGCATCCCGACCGCGTGGCGGGGCTAGTGCTGGTCGATCCCTTCCTGGTCGCCGGGCCCGGGGTTCGCCTGGGCATCTGGCTCAGCCGGCAACTGCCGGGCACGTCGGGAATCATCCTGCGCACCCTGAGCGCGCAGCGATGGTACGTGCGCCTAAGCAACATGATCGGCCGCCGGCATCCGCTGAGCGTGGACCGGGCGACGGTGGACCGGCAGTACCTGCCCTATGGCTCGCCCGGATTCCTGGACGCGCTGCCCGCGCTCCTGGCGGGCGTCGATCCTGCCCCGGCCCAGGCGTCGATCGGCGAGGTCGAGTGCCCAGTGCTGTTGATCTGGGGCGCCGCGGATCGGCTGGCCGGCCGCGGTCAAGCCCTGGCCCTGGCGGCAAGTTTCCAGGACGCCGAACCCGTGATCCTCGAAGACGCCGGCCATGTGCCCCAAGAGGAAGTGCCCGAACAGGTGGTCGCCTGCATGCGACCGTTCCTGGACCGCGTGCACCGCGCGAGCCACTCGCAGGATGGTCGGGGAGTCGCGCCGCCGGGATGA
- a CDS encoding uracil-DNA glycosylase has protein sequence MVGESRRRDEARVAALTELEERIAACRRCPRLVAWRERTAREKRAAYRSETYWGRPVPGFGDPAARILIVGLAPAAHGGNRTGRVFTGDRSGNFLFGALHRAGLANQPTSTHRGDGLRLRDAFVSATVRCAPPANKPTTEERETCRNYLETELDLLADIRVMVALGGYAWSQVLRICRARGDSPSPTPVRFGHGAEVTLGDRTLLGSYHPSQQNTFTGRLTPDMLDAVLERAVALAGENAR, from the coding sequence ATGGTCGGGGAGTCGCGCCGCCGGGATGAGGCGCGGGTCGCCGCGCTCACCGAGCTGGAAGAGCGGATCGCCGCCTGCCGGCGCTGCCCGCGCTTGGTGGCCTGGCGCGAGCGGACCGCGCGTGAGAAGCGCGCGGCCTATCGCTCAGAGACCTATTGGGGGCGACCGGTGCCCGGCTTCGGCGACCCGGCGGCGCGGATTCTCATCGTCGGTCTGGCGCCCGCGGCGCATGGCGGCAACCGCACCGGACGGGTGTTCACTGGCGACCGCTCCGGCAACTTCCTCTTCGGCGCCCTGCACCGGGCGGGTCTGGCCAACCAGCCCACGAGCACCCACCGAGGAGACGGCCTGCGGCTGCGCGACGCGTTCGTCTCCGCCACGGTGCGCTGCGCGCCGCCCGCCAACAAGCCGACCACCGAGGAGCGCGAGACCTGCCGCAACTACCTGGAGACCGAGCTCGACCTGCTCGCCGACATCCGCGTGATGGTCGCCCTGGGCGGCTACGCCTGGTCACAAGTGCTGCGCATCTGCCGCGCCCGGGGGGACTCGCCGTCGCCCACACCGGTCCGATTCGGCCACGGCGCCGAGGTCACGCTGGGCGACCGAACGCTGCTCGGGTCGTATCACCCCAGCCAGCAGAACACGTTCACGGGCCGTCTCACGCCGGACATGTTGGATGCCGTGCTCGAACGGGCGGTGGCGTTGGCCGGCGAGAACGCTCGCTAG
- a CDS encoding DUF4115 domain-containing protein produces the protein MASLGEQLRTAREAAALTIEEAAVVTHIPREHLAALESDNLAALPGPPFNAGFIRIYAEALQLPVQPLLDLYHAQAGEVPAVVGAGPIPGIRRGRQRLLASLLLVVALGAVLAVLLLTNFGGLADDGGGTNGRDVATPSAVDRGAVFELVVVSETQVRIEVDGRALVDEILAPGESRQWSMERETVLDVGAADAVTITIDGQPLPRLADPGEPARHTWRVDIPGAPTAAPRPTSN, from the coding sequence ATGGCTTCGCTTGGCGAACAGCTTCGGACGGCACGGGAAGCCGCCGCGCTCACGATCGAGGAAGCTGCCGTCGTCACGCACATCCCGCGCGAGCACCTGGCGGCCCTGGAGTCGGACAACCTGGCGGCGCTCCCCGGGCCGCCCTTCAACGCCGGGTTCATCCGCATCTACGCCGAAGCGCTGCAACTGCCGGTCCAGCCGCTGCTCGACCTCTACCACGCCCAGGCTGGCGAAGTCCCCGCGGTCGTCGGCGCCGGACCGATTCCCGGCATCCGGCGCGGGCGTCAGCGGCTGCTGGCGTCCCTGCTGCTCGTCGTGGCACTGGGCGCCGTGCTTGCCGTTCTGCTGCTCACCAACTTTGGAGGACTGGCCGACGATGGCGGGGGGACGAATGGCCGCGATGTCGCCACGCCGTCGGCCGTCGACCGCGGCGCGGTGTTCGAACTGGTCGTGGTGAGCGAAACTCAGGTGCGCATCGAGGTCGACGGGCGCGCGCTCGTGGACGAAATCCTGGCGCCCGGCGAGTCGCGCCAATGGAGCATGGAGCGAGAAACGGTGCTCGACGTCGGCGCGGCGGACGCAGTGACCATCACGATCGATGGACAGCCGCTGCCGCGGCTCGCCGACCCGGGCGAGCCGGCCCGGCATACCTGGCGAGTCGACATTCCGGGCGCGCCCACCGCCGCGCCGCGACCCACAAGCAACTGA
- the pgsA gene encoding CDP-diacylglycerol--glycerol-3-phosphate 3-phosphatidyltransferase, with product MTSASQDARSAPKQWQSYLPNALTIARVASIPVIVWLLFWDWWFSNQMAGFVFAAAGASDVFDGTLARRFGTGSQLGIFLDLVGDKLLVAAVLFTMVELGWMPGWLGASFIAREFAVMGLRAYAGAQGVTVAAGRLGKAKMMWQYIAFNALMWERTALPWFLVGAALLLTLASGIHYAVGIWRGLRARPAPDIPEVI from the coding sequence GTGACATCTGCTTCGCAGGACGCCCGCTCCGCGCCCAAGCAGTGGCAGTCCTATCTGCCCAACGCGCTCACGATCGCCCGCGTCGCGTCGATCCCGGTCATCGTCTGGCTCCTGTTCTGGGACTGGTGGTTCTCGAATCAGATGGCCGGATTCGTGTTTGCCGCGGCTGGGGCGAGCGACGTTTTCGACGGCACGCTGGCGCGGCGCTTTGGCACGGGCTCGCAACTGGGCATCTTTCTGGATCTCGTCGGCGACAAGCTGTTGGTCGCCGCCGTGCTCTTCACCATGGTCGAGCTGGGCTGGATGCCGGGATGGCTTGGCGCCAGCTTCATCGCACGGGAGTTCGCGGTCATGGGTCTGCGGGCCTATGCCGGCGCCCAGGGCGTCACCGTTGCCGCCGGTCGCCTGGGCAAGGCCAAGATGATGTGGCAGTACATCGCCTTCAACGCGCTGATGTGGGAGCGCACCGCCCTGCCGTGGTTCCTGGTCGGCGCGGCCCTGCTGCTGACGCTGGCCTCGGGCATTCACTACGCCGTGGGCATTTGGCGAGGCCTGCGAGCCCGCCCGGCCCCCGACATTCCGGAAGTGATCTAG
- a CDS encoding Gfo/Idh/MocA family oxidoreductase yields MTRLALVGSGPDDAAYARIAPRAGAGVVAVTDGAQAASNNVIAAATLAEVLDTHSDAIDAVIVQSPTDERVSHIETAATAGKHVLVKGPLGRSAAEAREAAKICAAAGVVLMAGQIDRYRPEVAAVRASLDAGQMGQPGLVRSHRWQPPPRGDWRLDPNRSGGIFIHELTRDIDIAAWLFDGPPDTVFAIARGPDPDRPDAAVVHLGFPDGGMAVLDVMTGLPEGEGYWSLQLIGADGAVYADDQHNMQLLYAGGSPAARLTSTGDATVLAQLEAFVEAIDNGSDSAASIGDAHLALKVAEAAMASAASGRAAARTEDGYVLV; encoded by the coding sequence ATGACGCGCCTGGCGTTGGTCGGCAGCGGACCGGACGACGCGGCCTATGCCCGCATCGCGCCGCGCGCCGGCGCCGGCGTCGTCGCCGTCACGGACGGCGCGCAGGCCGCCTCGAACAACGTCATCGCGGCAGCCACGCTTGCCGAGGTGCTGGACACGCACTCAGACGCCATCGACGCCGTGATCGTCCAGTCGCCCACCGACGAGCGGGTGAGTCACATCGAGACGGCGGCGACGGCGGGCAAACATGTGCTGGTGAAAGGTCCGCTGGGACGCTCGGCCGCCGAAGCGCGCGAAGCGGCCAAAATCTGCGCGGCGGCCGGCGTGGTGCTCATGGCCGGGCAGATCGATCGGTATCGCCCGGAGGTCGCGGCCGTGCGCGCGAGCCTGGACGCGGGCCAGATGGGCCAGCCCGGCCTCGTGCGCAGCCACCGCTGGCAGCCCCCGCCCAGGGGCGACTGGCGGCTGGACCCAAACCGCAGCGGCGGCATCTTCATCCACGAGCTCACGCGGGATATCGACATCGCGGCCTGGCTCTTCGACGGGCCACCCGACACGGTGTTCGCCATCGCACGAGGCCCGGACCCCGACCGACCGGATGCGGCGGTGGTGCATCTCGGGTTTCCCGACGGCGGCATGGCCGTGCTGGACGTGATGACCGGCCTACCCGAGGGCGAGGGCTACTGGTCGTTGCAGCTGATCGGCGCGGACGGCGCGGTATACGCCGACGACCAGCACAACATGCAGCTGCTCTACGCCGGCGGATCGCCTGCCGCGCGCCTCACCAGCACCGGCGACGCCACCGTTCTCGCGCAGCTCGAGGCGTTCGTGGAGGCGATTGACAACGGCTCGGACTCCGCGGCGAGCATTGGGGACGCACACCTCGCCCTCAAGGTCGCCGAAGCCGCCATGGCATCGGCGGCGTCCGGCCGCGCCGCCGCGCGCACGGAGGACGGCTATGTCCTTGTCTAG
- a CDS encoding Gfo/Idh/MocA family oxidoreductase has product MSLSSANSVFRVAVLSVVKHDYVPLGMVTHPRFDLVVVADDAAQPEWVHERNQKLADQLNIPYVRDVEAAIRDYDVQVACVSPEAERHADLSVRAADAGLHVVQDKPMSTLVSECDRIVEAVERNGVKFLMWNRDMLPAMLYARQELQSGAIGDVRAVHVDFYFAKDAGPRRGESPSASPKIDWLEALKAAHVDGSDGGVGHAPMGELQIEGIYPLSHVGLLTGARVKRVFARTAAHFHQRNVDHGIDDLASVTLEMESGIVGTLCIGRIGRAKHDNDGEIKVRILGTAGAMVIDEPRPAVRVFYRGRTAGDSPAARVGGDADWLLMENFAHAIDTDGDTILNARVGRDIAATVQAAIDSGRTGRPVEVT; this is encoded by the coding sequence ATGTCCTTGTCTAGCGCCAACTCGGTCTTCCGCGTGGCGGTGCTGAGCGTGGTCAAGCACGACTACGTGCCGCTGGGAATGGTCACGCACCCGAGGTTCGATCTCGTCGTAGTGGCCGACGACGCCGCACAGCCCGAGTGGGTCCACGAGCGCAACCAGAAGCTGGCCGACCAGTTGAACATCCCCTACGTGCGCGACGTGGAGGCGGCCATTCGGGACTACGACGTGCAGGTGGCCTGCGTCAGCCCCGAGGCCGAGCGCCACGCGGACCTCAGCGTGCGCGCCGCCGACGCCGGGCTGCACGTGGTCCAGGACAAGCCCATGTCCACCCTGGTCTCCGAGTGCGACCGCATCGTCGAGGCCGTCGAGCGCAACGGCGTCAAGTTCCTCATGTGGAACCGCGACATGCTGCCGGCAATGCTGTATGCCAGGCAGGAACTGCAGAGCGGCGCAATTGGTGACGTCCGCGCCGTGCACGTCGACTTCTACTTCGCGAAGGACGCAGGCCCCCGACGCGGGGAGAGCCCGTCCGCCTCACCCAAGATCGACTGGCTCGAAGCGCTCAAGGCCGCCCATGTGGACGGATCGGACGGCGGCGTGGGCCACGCCCCGATGGGCGAGTTGCAGATCGAGGGCATCTATCCGCTGTCGCACGTCGGCCTGCTCACGGGCGCGCGCGTCAAGCGCGTGTTCGCGCGCACGGCAGCCCACTTCCACCAGCGCAACGTAGACCACGGCATCGACGACCTGGCGTCGGTGACGCTGGAGATGGAAAGCGGGATCGTGGGCACGCTGTGCATCGGCCGCATCGGGCGCGCCAAGCACGACAACGACGGCGAGATCAAAGTCCGCATCCTGGGCACCGCCGGCGCGATGGTCATCGACGAGCCGCGGCCCGCGGTGCGAGTTTTCTACCGGGGGCGGACCGCCGGCGATTCGCCCGCGGCACGCGTGGGCGGTGACGCCGACTGGCTCCTGATGGAGAATTTCGCCCACGCCATCGACACCGACGGCGACACGATCCTTAATGCGCGCGTCGGTCGCGACATCGCGGCCACGGTGCAGGCCGCCATCGACTCGGGCCGCACCGGCCGCCCGGTCGAGGTGACTTAG
- a CDS encoding Gfo/Idh/MocA family oxidoreductase → MRFRVGVIGASGYIGVPYRREMREVPEQFDIVAVCARRRDLLEAAGREDGAALVTTDWRELVAHPDVDVVVVVVPDVMHYEIALECAAQGKHIVCEKPVAMNAREAYEVWCAYRDAGLGHMVPFWIRGVPVFPRVKQLLGEGLIGEVRAIVYRWHNPRLTSMPFTWRDDAEQSAAGSVADGGSHAYDTMRWLTGLEARRVFAQAGVLAPPKPELGEVNLEEALAWSEAHDAADADSRRKGTAFDYGNLTFEMNNGAVGVLLVSHAPYLRTALAPDVELHGEEASLAINRWTGDIRIARKPGESEHLETVTPPDAINNFRDMVHPALLATMAGEPTEMPELHGGWRVQIFTDAAVASAERGAWVETAEFDAPYGG, encoded by the coding sequence ATGCGATTCAGGGTTGGCGTCATTGGTGCGTCGGGGTACATCGGCGTGCCGTATCGGCGCGAGATGCGAGAGGTCCCGGAGCAATTCGACATCGTCGCCGTCTGCGCGCGTCGCCGCGATCTGCTGGAGGCCGCCGGGCGCGAGGACGGCGCCGCGCTCGTCACCACCGACTGGCGTGAACTGGTGGCCCATCCCGACGTCGACGTCGTCGTGGTGGTGGTTCCCGACGTCATGCACTACGAGATCGCCCTGGAATGCGCCGCGCAGGGCAAGCACATCGTGTGCGAGAAGCCGGTGGCCATGAACGCGCGCGAAGCCTATGAGGTCTGGTGCGCCTACCGCGATGCCGGGCTGGGGCATATGGTGCCGTTTTGGATCCGCGGCGTGCCGGTATTTCCGCGCGTCAAGCAGCTGCTGGGCGAGGGCTTGATCGGCGAGGTCCGCGCCATCGTCTATCGCTGGCACAACCCGCGGTTGACGTCCATGCCCTTTACCTGGCGCGACGACGCCGAGCAGTCGGCCGCCGGCAGCGTCGCCGACGGCGGCTCGCATGCCTACGACACGATGCGCTGGCTCACCGGGCTCGAAGCTCGTCGGGTGTTCGCGCAGGCGGGAGTGCTGGCGCCGCCCAAGCCCGAGCTTGGCGAAGTGAATCTCGAGGAGGCGCTGGCCTGGAGCGAAGCGCACGACGCCGCGGACGCGGATTCACGGCGGAAGGGCACGGCGTTCGACTACGGCAATCTCACGTTCGAGATGAACAACGGCGCCGTGGGTGTGCTCCTGGTGTCGCACGCGCCGTATCTGCGCACGGCGCTGGCACCGGACGTCGAGCTGCACGGCGAAGAGGCTTCTCTGGCCATCAACCGCTGGACCGGCGATATCCGCATCGCGCGCAAGCCCGGCGAATCGGAGCACCTCGAGACCGTGACGCCGCCCGACGCCATCAACAATTTCAGGGACATGGTCCATCCCGCGCTGCTGGCGACGATGGCCGGCGAGCCCACGGAGATGCCGGAACTGCATGGCGGCTGGCGGGTGCAGATCTTCACCGACGCCGCCGTCGCGTCCGCCGAGCGAGGGGCGTGGGTGGAGACGGCCGAGTTCGACGCGCCGTACGGGGGCTAG